A section of the Elusimicrobiota bacterium genome encodes:
- a CDS encoding alpha/beta fold hydrolase, whose protein sequence is MKHPALPFESRFLDRGALRQHYLDAGSGDPVVMVHGNPSWAVYYRDLAKALSDSFRVIVPDHIGCGLSSKPGDADYDYSLKSRVDDLESLLDSIGVKDRITLVVHDWGGMIGMAYACRHPERVHRLVILNTAAFPLPAGKRFPWLLRVCRSPLGALLVRGANAFAVAAARMCCTRKPMSRELRRIYLEPYDSWANRIAVHRFVQDIPLGPADRSYGLVAQTAGSLARFQDHPMLICWGEKDFVFDRHFLAEWVRRFPKAEVHSFRDAGHYVLEDAGEQIIPLVKDFLARHPLKA, encoded by the coding sequence GTGAAGCATCCGGCCCTGCCTTTCGAGAGCCGTTTCCTCGACCGCGGCGCTCTGCGCCAGCATTACCTCGACGCCGGCTCGGGCGACCCGGTGGTCATGGTGCACGGCAACCCGAGCTGGGCCGTCTACTACCGGGATCTGGCCAAGGCCTTGAGCGATTCCTTCCGGGTCATCGTCCCCGACCACATCGGCTGCGGGCTCTCCAGCAAGCCCGGCGACGCAGACTACGATTACTCCCTGAAGAGCCGCGTGGACGACCTGGAGTCGCTGCTGGATTCCATCGGCGTCAAGGACCGCATCACCTTGGTCGTGCACGATTGGGGGGGGATGATCGGCATGGCCTACGCCTGCCGCCATCCCGAGCGCGTCCACCGGCTGGTCATCCTCAACACCGCGGCTTTCCCTCTGCCTGCCGGCAAGCGCTTCCCCTGGCTCCTGAGGGTCTGCCGCAGCCCCCTGGGCGCGCTGCTCGTGCGCGGGGCCAACGCCTTCGCCGTGGCCGCTGCGCGCATGTGCTGCACGCGCAAGCCCATGAGCCGGGAGCTCAGGCGCATCTATCTGGAGCCCTACGATTCCTGGGCGAATCGCATCGCGGTCCACCGCTTCGTGCAGGACATACCGCTGGGGCCGGCGGACCGGTCCTACGGCCTGGTGGCGCAGACCGCCGGGAGCCTGGCGCGCTTCCAGGACCATCCCATGCTCATCTGCTGGGGGGAGAAGGATTTCGTGTTCGACCGGCATTTCCTCGCGGAATGGGTGCGCCGCTTCCCCAAGGCCGAAGTGCACAGCTTCCGCGACGCCGGGCACTACGTCCTGGAGGACGCCGGCGAGCAGATCATCCCGCTGGTGAAGGATTTCCTGGCGAGGCATCCCCTCAAAGCGTGA